In Agromyces sp. G08B096, a genomic segment contains:
- a CDS encoding NADP-dependent oxidoreductase translates to MTPHTRQLHLVNRPIGEPSDRDFALVSAPIPSLAPGEVLVRNTWLSVDPYMRGRMNDTPSYIAPFPLHAALEGSAVGEIIQSRSVELPVGTRVSHFAGLREHSVLPGAHATPIDVGDVPETAYLGPLGTTGLTAYAALTRIAPVHQGDVVFVSGAAGAVGSVAGQLARLLGAAQVIGSAGGAAKSQALVEDFGYDAAIDYRADDVRERLAELAPGGVDVFVDNVGGAQLEAGIGRMRPHGRVAMVGAVSQYNLAQSPTGPNNLYEASTKEVTLRGMLVTSHFDLLPEYLGRAIPWLADRSLRTRETVVDGIENAPVALLGVLTGANIGKMLVKVG, encoded by the coding sequence ATGACGCCTCACACCCGGCAGCTCCACCTGGTGAACCGCCCGATCGGCGAGCCGAGCGACCGCGACTTCGCGCTCGTGTCCGCACCGATTCCGAGCCTCGCGCCCGGCGAAGTGCTCGTGCGCAACACGTGGCTGTCCGTCGACCCGTACATGCGGGGCCGCATGAACGACACGCCCTCCTACATCGCCCCCTTCCCGCTGCACGCGGCCCTCGAGGGCAGTGCCGTCGGCGAGATCATCCAATCCCGATCCGTGGAGCTTCCCGTGGGAACCCGAGTCAGCCATTTCGCCGGCCTGCGTGAGCATTCGGTGCTCCCCGGCGCCCACGCGACGCCGATCGACGTCGGTGACGTTCCCGAGACGGCGTACCTCGGCCCCCTCGGCACCACCGGCCTGACCGCCTACGCAGCGCTCACCCGCATCGCCCCCGTGCACCAGGGTGACGTCGTCTTCGTCTCGGGGGCTGCCGGAGCCGTGGGCAGCGTCGCCGGGCAGCTCGCTCGCCTCCTCGGCGCCGCACAAGTCATCGGCTCCGCGGGTGGGGCGGCGAAGTCACAAGCCCTGGTCGAGGACTTCGGATACGACGCAGCGATCGACTACCGCGCGGATGACGTCCGCGAACGCCTCGCCGAGCTCGCACCCGGCGGCGTCGATGTGTTCGTCGACAACGTGGGCGGAGCCCAACTGGAAGCCGGAATCGGGCGGATGCGGCCGCACGGCCGAGTGGCGATGGTCGGCGCGGTGAGCCAGTACAACCTCGCCCAATCACCGACCGGCCCGAACAACCTCTACGAGGCGTCCACCAAGGAAGTCACGCTGCGGGGCATGCTCGTCACGTCGCATTTCGACCTGCTGCCGGAGTACCTGGGCCGGGCGATCCCATGGCTCGCCGACCGCTCGCTCCGCACCCGCGAAACGGTGGTCGACGGCATCGAGAACGCGCCGGTCGCGCTGCTCGGCGTCCTCACCGGCGCCAATATCGGCAAGATGCTCGTGAAGGTCGGCTAG
- a CDS encoding helix-turn-helix domain-containing protein yields MTEVSRGDDRVADCHVRAATDVLSHRWDGVVLAALGSGPRRRVELLRTIGQVRDKPLTEALTRLSEANLIVRREVRNPPGMSYELTPLGQSFHDGPLQALASWAHEHGEELLQPSPAE; encoded by the coding sequence ATGACCGAGGTTTCGCGCGGGGATGACCGAGTCGCCGACTGTCACGTCCGGGCGGCGACGGATGTGCTCAGCCATCGGTGGGATGGCGTCGTGCTCGCTGCCCTCGGATCGGGTCCGCGTCGCCGCGTGGAGCTGCTGAGGACCATCGGTCAGGTCAGGGACAAGCCTCTGACCGAAGCGCTCACGCGGTTGAGCGAGGCGAATCTCATCGTGCGCCGTGAGGTTCGGAACCCGCCAGGCATGTCGTACGAACTCACCCCGCTCGGGCAGAGCTTTCATGACGGGCCGTTGCAAGCCCTGGCATCGTGGGCGCACGAGCACGGCGAGGAGCTCCTTCAGCCTTCCCCCGCTGAGTGA
- a CDS encoding MarR family transcriptional regulator: MLYEFVDSYDRAYEAAAASQQLSVAQVCVLIRLDERRGMSGLAKELGCDASNITQIVARLEARGLVVREPDPADGRARLIARTPDGDAASAQFDAAFAFAREAQSRLTADEQDHLAVLLRKAMGG; this comes from the coding sequence GTGCTCTACGAATTCGTCGATTCCTATGACCGGGCCTACGAGGCGGCCGCGGCGAGCCAGCAGCTCAGCGTCGCTCAGGTCTGCGTGCTCATCCGGCTCGACGAGCGCCGCGGAATGAGCGGGCTCGCGAAGGAACTCGGGTGCGACGCATCCAACATCACTCAGATCGTCGCCCGTCTCGAGGCGCGCGGACTCGTCGTCCGGGAACCGGACCCCGCAGACGGCAGGGCGCGGCTGATCGCTCGCACGCCGGACGGCGATGCGGCCAGCGCGCAGTTCGACGCGGCCTTCGCCTTCGCGCGCGAAGCTCAGAGCCGGCTGACGGCAGACGAGCAGGACCACCTCGCGGTGCTGCTGCGCAAGGCCATGGGCGGCTGA